In Persephonella sp., a single window of DNA contains:
- a CDS encoding c-type cytochrome: MGENTAVKWILFFFFPALFIYGLLHVYSSKPAQAKRTKDLTAQEEAGRKVYNKFCVGCHGVNGDGNSEAAKFFKNKPPNFHTAVFRWKSTPEGTLPTDEDLMHVLNWGIPQTPMPSFKLVPEVQKRAVIAYIKTFSDRWQKEQPGESVYRHIKKPANFGSEELIARGKELFAQNCTACHGEQGRGDGPVAATLPVPPTDLTYPVRAAGPKPEDTFRVLTVGLEGSPMPSYGHLPEEDRWALVSYIAYLMNKGK, translated from the coding sequence ATGGGAGAAAACACGGCCGTTAAGTGGATCCTGTTCTTCTTCTTTCCGGCGCTGTTCATTTACGGCCTGCTGCATGTTTATTCCTCAAAACCTGCACAGGCTAAAAGAACAAAGGATCTTACAGCTCAGGAAGAAGCAGGAAGAAAGGTTTACAACAAGTTCTGTGTAGGATGTCACGGTGTTAACGGTGACGGTAATTCAGAGGCGGCAAAATTCTTCAAAAACAAACCACCAAACTTCCACACAGCTGTATTCAGATGGAAATCAACACCTGAAGGAACGCTTCCTACCGATGAAGATCTTATGCATGTTCTTAACTGGGGAATTCCTCAAACACCTATGCCTTCATTCAAACTTGTTCCTGAGGTTCAAAAAAGGGCTGTTATCGCCTACATCAAAACTTTTTCTGACAGATGGCAGAAAGAACAGCCTGGCGAGTCTGTTTACAGGCACATTAAAAAACCAGCTAATTTTGGTTCTGAAGAGTTGATAGCAAGAGGAAAAGAACTTTTTGCTCAAAACTGTACAGCATGTCACGGTGAGCAGGGTAGAGGAGATGGTCCTGTGGCAGCAACACTTCCAGTTCCTCCAACAGATTTAACTTATCCTGTTAGAGCTGCGGGTCCTAAGCCTGAGGACACATTCAGAGTTCTTACAGTAGGTCTTGAAGGATCACCAATGCCTTCCTACGGACATCTTCCTGAAGAAGATCGTTGGGCACTTGTTTCTTATATCGCTTACCTCATGAACAAAGGTAAATAA
- a CDS encoding cbb3-type cytochrome c oxidase subunit I, producing the protein MAANNQELQNLVNYGLVKAHVAMGLIFFIIVALMGFLYSLQLDGIYPFPGIEFLSPGRVRMIHTAGAAYGFLVNMFTGLLYWAVPRFTGYKILSDALGWFMFIALQAAVLITVVSILFLGMADNVEWGETPWWLDPIIVFWLLLHLLQFGAPLFKASQRGPLYVTGWYISAMLVWTPLVVFMGNLIPRFWAVGSGAGAVQSTFIHDLVGLYVTPVAWGLMYYFVPVIMKKPMWSHGLSLLGFWGLAFFYPMNGVHHFLWSPIPMFAQYSAVFATVAVEFAVTSVLINFMMTLRGSAEQLKYNVPLRYMYTGAIFYWITCFQCAFHVTLTFQKVIHFTDWVTGHAHLIMFGTFGLWVLGMAEYVWPRLFGKETMYSKGLSEGAYWLLMIGVFAMFIDLTAGGLVQGFDWIGLNPWIDSVNFSKPFWYFRSVTGIMMITGLFMYALNFYKTATAKTGLTAELREA; encoded by the coding sequence ATGGCAGCTAATAATCAAGAATTACAAAACCTTGTCAATTATGGGCTTGTTAAAGCTCATGTGGCAATGGGTCTGATATTTTTCATAATTGTTGCGTTAATGGGATTTTTATACTCCCTCCAGCTTGACGGTATTTATCCATTCCCAGGAATTGAATTCCTGTCTCCTGGTAGAGTTAGAATGATACATACAGCAGGTGCTGCTTATGGATTTCTTGTGAACATGTTTACAGGTCTTCTTTACTGGGCTGTTCCAAGATTTACAGGGTATAAAATACTGAGCGATGCTCTTGGGTGGTTTATGTTCATCGCACTTCAGGCAGCTGTTTTAATAACTGTTGTGTCTATACTTTTCTTAGGAATGGCTGATAACGTTGAGTGGGGTGAAACTCCATGGTGGCTTGATCCTATAATTGTATTCTGGCTTTTACTTCACCTTTTACAGTTTGGGGCTCCACTATTCAAAGCTTCCCAAAGGGGACCTCTTTATGTTACAGGATGGTATATATCTGCAATGTTGGTTTGGACACCTCTTGTTGTTTTCATGGGTAACCTTATCCCAAGATTTTGGGCTGTAGGTTCAGGTGCAGGAGCAGTTCAGTCAACATTTATCCATGACCTTGTTGGTCTCTATGTTACACCTGTTGCATGGGGTCTTATGTACTACTTTGTTCCTGTTATAATGAAAAAACCTATGTGGTCTCACGGTCTTTCACTTCTTGGTTTCTGGGGACTGGCATTCTTCTATCCAATGAATGGTGTTCACCACTTCTTATGGTCTCCAATACCTATGTTTGCTCAGTATTCAGCTGTTTTTGCTACAGTTGCTGTTGAGTTTGCGGTTACATCTGTTCTTATCAACTTTATGATGACACTTAGAGGTTCTGCAGAACAGCTCAAATACAACGTTCCACTGAGATATATGTATACAGGAGCGATATTCTACTGGATAACATGCTTCCAGTGTGCATTCCACGTTACTCTTACTTTCCAGAAAGTAATCCACTTTACTGACTGGGTGACCGGACACGCTCACCTGATTATGTTTGGAACATTTGGTCTATGGGTTCTTGGAATGGCTGAGTATGTGTGGCCAAGACTTTTTGGAAAAGAGACAATGTACTCAAAAGGGCTTTCTGAAGGTGCTTACTGGCTCCTTATGATCGGTGTGTTTGCTATGTTTATTGATCTTACAGCAGGTGGTCTTGTTCAGGGATTTGATTGGATAGGTCTCAACCCATGGATTGATTCTGTTAATTTCTCAAAACCATTCTGGTACTTCAGATCTGTTACAGGAATTATGATGATAACCGGACTGTTCATGTATGCTCTGAACTTCTATAAAACTGCCACAGCAAAAACTGGACTCACTGCAGAGCTCAGAGAAGCATAA
- a CDS encoding cbb3-type cytochrome c oxidase subunit II has product MGKMERFSFVALVAGIIFFLFADFISWALPMFVLKDIPKKSVEDLAAEAIAKNTSAWSDFNKLARYYPESFKKLCEYTEAYSGAGEVIKDCKPDEKTFAKALRIGHRWYIAEGCWNCHSQMVRPVSNETLRFGIPGVSNTVSYPSEYQNELQAPVLWGTKRIGQDLIREAAVHNIGWHVAHLYNPQSTSPGSVMPGYPWFFEKDKNGNIVPNERGLAILTYIMWLGSWEVKPPKPFRIEVTEK; this is encoded by the coding sequence ATGGGTAAGATGGAACGATTTTCATTTGTAGCGTTAGTTGCAGGGATAATATTCTTCCTTTTTGCTGATTTTATATCATGGGCTCTGCCTATGTTTGTTCTGAAGGATATTCCGAAAAAATCGGTTGAAGATCTTGCAGCAGAAGCTATAGCAAAAAATACATCAGCATGGTCTGATTTTAATAAACTTGCAAGGTATTATCCTGAATCTTTCAAAAAGCTGTGTGAATACACAGAGGCTTATAGCGGAGCAGGGGAAGTAATAAAAGACTGTAAACCAGATGAGAAAACATTCGCAAAAGCTCTCAGAATAGGACACAGATGGTATATTGCTGAAGGGTGTTGGAACTGTCATTCCCAGATGGTAAGACCTGTATCAAACGAAACACTCAGATTTGGTATTCCCGGTGTGTCAAACACAGTTTCATATCCGTCAGAGTACCAGAACGAGCTTCAGGCACCGGTTCTGTGGGGAACAAAAAGGATAGGACAGGACTTAATAAGAGAGGCTGCGGTTCATAATATAGGCTGGCATGTGGCACACCTTTATAATCCCCAATCTACATCTCCAGGATCTGTAATGCCTGGATACCCATGGTTTTTCGAGAAAGACAAAAACGGAAATATAGTTCCTAACGAAAGAGGACTTGCAATTCTGACTTACATAATGTGGCTTGGAAGCTGGGAGGTTAAACCTCCAAAACCGTTCAGAATAGAGGTTACTGAGAAATAA
- a CDS encoding cytochrome C oxidase subunit III, translating to MASHLENTKAVDKITYMTDAVPTWWMLFWIGYILFMVAYIVFDWVPDFLGWMEVIGKGPEAADKYIWLRELMRGG from the coding sequence ATGGCTTCACATCTTGAAAATACAAAGGCGGTAGATAAGATCACATACATGACAGATGCCGTTCCAACATGGTGGATGCTTTTTTGGATAGGTTACATTCTCTTTATGGTAGCTTATATAGTATTTGACTGGGTTCCTGATTTCTTAGGCTGGATGGAAGTAATTGGAAAGGGTCCAGAAGCGGCAGACAAATACATATGGCTTAGAGAGCTGATGAGGGGCGGATAA
- a CDS encoding rhomboid family intramembrane serine protease, which translates to MIPINDNIPTRTFPFLTVLLIGINVAVFLYEITLPPHLLKGFIYSFGLLPVDILALRLDKVITSMFIHGGFAHLFGNMLFLWIFGNNVEDALGKVKFIIFYLISGLGAAVVQSIVSLTAGNPYLPMVGASGAISGILAAYIKLYPHAKVLTFIPPFFFMLFVLPAWFFIGYWFFIQVLFAMVTPPGVGGVAWYAHIGGFITGWFLIDLMYKPKKIKVVHYSTLR; encoded by the coding sequence ATGATACCGATTAATGACAACATTCCGACAAGAACCTTTCCTTTTCTCACAGTTCTTTTAATAGGGATTAATGTTGCTGTTTTCTTATACGAAATCACACTTCCACCCCACCTGTTAAAAGGTTTTATATACAGTTTTGGTCTTTTACCTGTTGACATTCTTGCACTTCGTCTTGATAAAGTGATCACATCTATGTTTATACATGGAGGTTTTGCTCATCTTTTTGGGAATATGCTTTTTTTATGGATTTTTGGGAACAATGTTGAAGATGCTCTTGGGAAGGTAAAGTTTATTATTTTTTATCTTATCTCAGGCTTAGGTGCAGCCGTAGTGCAATCTATAGTGTCTTTAACTGCAGGAAATCCTTACCTTCCAATGGTGGGAGCTTCTGGTGCGATAAGCGGTATACTTGCAGCTTACATAAAACTGTATCCCCATGCAAAGGTTCTTACATTCATACCTCCGTTCTTTTTTATGTTGTTTGTCCTTCCTGCATGGTTTTTTATCGGATACTGGTTTTTTATACAGGTTCTTTTTGCTATGGTAACACCTCCAGGTGTTGGAGGAGTGGCGTGGTATGCCCATATAGGTGGTTTTATAACAGGCTGGTTTTTAATAGATCTAATGTATAAACCAAAAAAAATAAAAGTAGTCCACTACTCTACTTTAAGATAG